In Chitinophaga sp. H8, the sequence CCTTCTCCTACCAGCTCCCGGATCCTTTCCTTCAAAATGATATCTCCCAAAGGTCTTTCATTATCTTTCGGATCATTGGGGTATGCTACTGCATTAGATCTTTCGCGTACCATATTCAACAGCAGGATCGCCTCGGGTGCCTTGCCCAGGTTATTGAGCACTTCCGCTCTCAACAGCAACACATCAGGGTATCTGTAAATGATAAGGTTATCATCAAAAATGAAGTTGTTCTTATCTATTACATTTGAATACTTCAGGAACATGGTTTCTACATTTCCTAATTCAGGTTTATAAAACCAATTGCGCATCCGCTTATCAGGATTACCGGAAATATCTTCTCCATAAAATTGTTTAAAGAATTTTACAGAATGGAACCAGTCAGAAGTTGAATAGAAATAGTAGGGGTCATGCAGCATCCAGTTGGCAAACGTAGCAAACCGTAATGACTCATTATAGTTTTTATCCAGGTTAAACTCAAATACCCCTTCTTCAGATTTTCCTTTAAAAATGGCATGGAATTCATCCTTATCCATAGGCAGCAATTTATATACTCCTTTCTCTACAATTTCTCTGGTAGCTGCTTCTGCTTTATTCCAGTAGGATTCCTTATTAGCCGGATCAAATCCAGCCTTCCACATGTTCATGTGTGCCATTACCGTCAGTGCAGCGCCTTTGGAAGCCCTCACTGCACGGTCGGTAGGATCATTATAGGCCCAGGGAAGGTGTGCTGCTGCTTCTTCCATATCTGCAATGCATTTATCCAGCACTACCATAAAATTTTCCCTCGGCTTAGGTGTAGGGTCTACCGGATCGGTAGTATAAATAACATCTCCATACAATTTTACCAGGTAGAAGTAAGTGAATGCCCTTACAAACAAGGCTTCTCCCACATACTGGTCCCGGATAGTTTTTGACATGATATTATCCGGTATTTCCGGTATGTTGGCAATAGCTACATTACAAGCGGCAATTACTTTATAAAAACCTTTCCAGTTCAGGATACCTTTCAGGTTCCAGTTGTCCGGATAAGCTCCTATATCCTTCAGCTTATTTGGAGCTATCGCCAGTTTGTACAGGTTGTTCTTGGTCAGGTTATCATAAGCTACCCAACCTGCACGTACATCGCCTGCGGTGATATAGATGGTACCTTCTTTTCCCAGCTTGTCGAGCAACAAAGCATAGCAGTTGCCCACCGCTGCCCTTACGTCCGACTCCGATTTCCAGAAGGCAGTAGAAGACAGCCTGTCTATCGGCTCCACATACAGGAATTTCTGGCAGGAGATGGTACTGCAGACCATTACTGCGGATAATATGAAATAAGTTATTCTACGCATAGCAACTGTACTTTTAAAACTCAACATTTAAACCCAGGGTAATACTTCTGGCAATTGGATAAGAATCTGCACGGTCTTTACCCAGATCGCTGACGTTCTCCGGATTAGGTCCTGAATATGGAGAGAAGATGGCCATATTGTACAGGGTGCCATAAAAACGTACCCTGCTCAGGTTTACCGCCCGGAGTGCTTTCGGATCTATCGTATAGCCGATGGTGATCTGATTGATCTTAAAGTAGGAGCCATCCTCCTGGAACAAACTCTGATCATACCGATAAGCTGCTACATCACGGATCTTGGTGTAATCATCCAGTGTAGGATACGTGGTGACATCCCCCTGATTTCTCCAGAAATTGTATTTCCCTACGTCAGGAATACTATACCTGGAATCAAACGGATCTCCTGCTCTGCTCAGCATAGATGCGAAGGCATTATTGTAAATACTGCGTTTGTAGATAAAGGAAGCGTACATAGAGAAGTTCCATCTTCCCCAGGTGATACTCTGGGATACCCCTCCATTGACTAATGGTAATGGATCGCCCACAATCGTTCTGTCTTCATCAGTCAACCGGTAGTCGCCATCCACATCTTTCCAGATGGGGTCACCTCCCTTGAACTGGCCGCCCGGAGAGATAGTGGAGTAACGGGTACCTAAAACAGGATCTACCGGTACATTCTTATCGGATGCATACACCCCCTCACTCTGGAACATATAGTTGTTGAAAATATTACGTCCTACTTTCAGGATCAGCCATTGGTAGTTGTCATAATCGTAATAGATGAATTGTTTGGCATCTCCGTCTATCTTCAGCAGGCGGTTCTGATTGATCGCACCATTGATATTCATGGTCCACTGTACCTTGCTTTTCGGGCTTAACGGCCTTACCGTCAGGTTTATCTCATGACCATAGTTCAGCAGGCTGGCACCATTGATCTTTACATTATCATACCCTGTGCTAGTAGGCAGGAATACGGAACGTACCAGGTTGATCGTTGTTTTGGCATAACGGTCGTAGTTAATTGCGATTCTGTCTTTAAACAAATTGAGGTCTACCCCGAAGTTCCATTGTTTGGATTTTTCTGCATCCAATCTTGGGTTAGGCATATTGCTGAACACCGGTGAAATACGTGGGTAGTTGTTGTAGGTACCAGACTGGTAGAACTCGCCCAGGGAAGCAAAGATATCTGCTGACGGGCGGCTGTTGATACCATACGTAAAACGGATTGATCCATAGGACAGCCATTTCAGCGGCTCCAGAAATTTCTCCTTGGAGAAGTTCCAGCGGCCTCCGATAGAAGGATTAGTGGTAAACTGGTTTTCTATACCGGAAGCAGAGTTACCATCGCGGCGGTAAGAAACATCCAATACATATTTCTGGCTCAGGTTATAGGAGAACATACCTGCAATAGACGCTTCCCGGTATTTGATCACATCATACAAACCGGTACTGTCATTTGCCTTAAACCCTAATGGACCGAGGTAAAAATCGCTGGGCCCATTGTACAGTTTCCGGTACATATTCTGCTGGTTTTTCAGCATTATTTCATTAAATACGCTGAAGTAAAAGTTATGTACTTTGTTCAGTGTCATACTATAGTTCAGCTGGTTACGGTTAATCAGCTGATCGCGGCGTCCGGTAAAAGAGATAAGTGCTGTGCTGTTGTTGTTGGCCAGCGCCTGTTTAAACTGGTCGCGGGTATCGGTATAATACTCATAAGACAGGGAACTGCTGGCGCGTAATCCTTTCAACAGTTCATAATCTACGCTCACATTGGAGCGCATGTTCATGGTATTATTATCATCTTTAGCTGTTTCAAGTCCTATGTATTCCGGGATGGCCACAAAGAAGGAAGGTGCAGGCAGCAAAGAAGATTTAAAAGCATCTCCTGCCCCGTTATCAGAAAGGCCACCGCCATTTCCTCTTTGTTTTTGTCCCCAGCCGGTAAATACATTCGCATCCATCCGCAGCTTACGCGTAGGCTCATAATGCATTTGCATGTTCAGGTTATACCTGTTAAAGCCGGTATTTTTCATGATCCCCTTATTCTGGGTATATCCCAGGTTCGCCTTATAGTTCAGCTGTGGAGAACCACCTTTAATACTCAGGTTATGCGATTGGTTGTAGGTATTCCGGAAAAATATGCCTTGCCAGTCGGTAGCATTATTGTAAAACGGATTCAGACTATCTGCCAGGAACGGGGTCCGGGAGATGTTATAATAATCATCCAGTCCGCCATATTTTTCAATAGCGTTGATACGGAAGTTACGCTCCCCCATCCCACCGATAGTACCACGCAATGGCGGGGTCATGTTATAAAACACCTGGCTCTGCAAGGTAATCACAGGCCTCGGAGAGTTACCCCGTTTAGTGTTGATCACAATCACCCCATTTGCTGCACGGGACCCATACAGGGAGGTCGCTACCGCATCTTTCAATACATCGATAGACTCTACATCTTCTGGTGGGATCAGTGACAGGGGGCTGGTACCAGGACCTCCCTGATTGAAGGCCATATCAAAAGCTCCGTTTTCATCAACAGGCACCCCATCAATAATATATAATGGAGAACTGGGCGACAGGAACTGGTTATTCCCGGTACCACTCACATTCAACTGGGAAATACCGCGGATGGCTACGCTACCACGAAAGCCGGGAGCGCCGGTATTATTCTGCACATTCAGCCCCGCTACCTTTCCCTGCAGCAATTCTATCACACTGGTTACAGGAACATCCTGAATGTCTTTGCTGGAAATGCTGGTCACCGCACCCGTTACTGTTTCCCTTGTTTTTTGCTGATAACCGATTACCACTGCTTCCTTTAAGGAACTTACGGAAGGGCTGATCTGTATATCTATTTTAGTGCGGCCTCTCACACTTACTTCCTGCGCCTGAAAACCGATAGCAGAGAAGATCAGAATATCATTTGATGCCACCTTTACACTATACTTACCATTTGCATCTGTAAGCAGCAGGCCTTTGTTGGCCAGCCTTGATTTGATAGTTACACCCGGTACTGCCTCCCGGGTATCTTTGGCAGTAACCGTTCCCGTTACAGTGATAGTAGCACCATCTGTTTGCGCCATCGCTGCCAGTGGCAACATCAGGCACATACAACATAGTAACCTGTAGCACAACATATTTGCAGCTTTTAAAATATTGTTCATGTAGTTTTTTTTAAAGTGCCGGTTAATTAGTCATTTTCGAACTTCGGAGTCTGGTGACGGTATTTGAAGATGATCTCCCAATCTCCCGGTTCAAAAATGGCGAACTCGAATGTGAAGCCTTCTGTTACCCGCCGGTTTCCAAATGCCAGGCGGTTATAATTGAACACCAGTTTAACCCGTTCTCCCTGGGCAGCTCCCACAGCCGGATAAGGATAAGGCACATCATACGTCACACCGGTTTCTGTGACACGCAGATTAAATCCGATCTTACAATCCCCCTGTACGCGGCTATTATAGAAATAAAGGCTGTCCCAGCGGGTCTTATTAAACATGAGCGGATTAATGACGGTGGAATCTTTATCATAGAATTTGAACGAAAGAGAATTCCCATTTCCTTTTTTATGAAAGTAAACTGCAACAGAAGTATCTGTGATCAGCTTGTTATCCATTGTTACCCCACTGGTATTTGTTGGATTGATCACCACCGGGGATCCATCACTTTTATACTTTTGCCAGCCTGATACCGCGTCTATATTATCAGACGGCGAATATGCCCTGGGGCGGAACAGGTTCAGGGTATTATTTTTAAAAACGCGGCTGTTGCCATTGTTTTCCACTTTGATATCAAACAGGTATCCTGCACCCGGTTGTGGTTTGATCAGATTGGTATCACTGAATTGCCAGAAGATGATCTCACCGGAGTTTTTCCTGATATCCAGCACAGGATGTTCTGCTTCCTGTTGCTTATCATATATTTCCTGCAAAGAGTTTTCTTTGCCTGTATAGGCTTCTTTCCACTCTTTCACTTTTACGAGCGTGCCTAATTCCGGTGCAGCGCTGCTATCAGCAGCATGCCTGAAATTGGTGAGTGTAAATAACAGCGGGCGGGTAGACTGGTCTGAATTGAAAATGCCCTGGTAGATCATTGTACGCCCCATCACCGGATCAAAATTGTCGCGGTTGAAGTTGGCTTTTTCACTGAGGTAATCCATTTCAGCAGGCACTTTGGTACACGACATCCACCCGCTCACGAGCAACATAGCTGCCATTGCACCTTTCCATGATATTGATTGCTTGTGGTACATATTGTATAGGTCAATTAACGGTTAATGAATGTAACAAAGGAGCTGAATCCGAATACGTGATTAGGTTCCAGCAGATGCAGCACCCCATTCGTTGTGATCAGGCTGGACGTTTTAACGTAAGACGAAGACCAGTCTGTTCTGAAACGGGAAAAGTTTTTGTCGCTGAACTGTATCCTTTGTTTGTTGGTACTGGTACTGCCGGAGGTACTTTGTTTTACCAGGTCGGCATGCATTTTATACGGCGAAAAAACATCATCTCCTGTTTCTTCACTGGTATGCCAGTATCCGCTCATCGTAACCAGGTCTACCCCATCTGCAAAACGGATGGAATCCGGCGTAACGATTCCGGCCACCATATATCTGCGCATCAATGTATCCCATACCGGCAATGGTACGCTGTCAATGATCCAGGCAGCCTTACCGCTCCTGGTGCGTGTTACGTTAATGTTCTGGATAGCAGTAAGGATGCTGATATCCTGTGGCGCAAAAAACGTCACTGAATGATTGATCAAACTATCTTCCAGTTGCGGAAGTTTATGCAGTATATACAACAGGCTGTCGTACGTACCTGTTTGTGCTTTCAGAAAATCGAGGCTGTTCTGGTTGATATTTACTACAGGTGTATCCTGTTCATAAGGGCTGGCTTCTTTTTTGCAAGCCTGCAAAACACAGCCCCATATTATTACAGCGGTAAAAATGTGTATGATCCGTTTGTTCATTCCCGTAGGTTTACTTCCAGTAATTATTTTGTATCAGTTGTGGGTTTTGCTGCAAAGCTCCTGACGCCACCGGCCAGTATATTGCTC encodes:
- a CDS encoding RagB/SusD family nutrient uptake outer membrane protein; amino-acid sequence: MRRITYFILSAVMVCSTISCQKFLYVEPIDRLSSTAFWKSESDVRAAVGNCYALLLDKLGKEGTIYITAGDVRAGWVAYDNLTKNNLYKLAIAPNKLKDIGAYPDNWNLKGILNWKGFYKVIAACNVAIANIPEIPDNIMSKTIRDQYVGEALFVRAFTYFYLVKLYGDVIYTTDPVDPTPKPRENFMVVLDKCIADMEEAAAHLPWAYNDPTDRAVRASKGAALTVMAHMNMWKAGFDPANKESYWNKAEAATREIVEKGVYKLLPMDKDEFHAIFKGKSEEGVFEFNLDKNYNESLRFATFANWMLHDPYYFYSTSDWFHSVKFFKQFYGEDISGNPDKRMRNWFYKPELGNVETMFLKYSNVIDKNNFIFDDNLIIYRYPDVLLLRAEVLNNLGKAPEAILLLNMVRERSNAVAYPNDPKDNERPLGDIILKERIRELVGEGHIWFDLVRTGKVMDGYFTEYPMSKSDFDAGAWTWPIPAENGIQNPYFKSNEFWNN
- a CDS encoding DUF5007 domain-containing protein; translated protein: MYHKQSISWKGAMAAMLLVSGWMSCTKVPAEMDYLSEKANFNRDNFDPVMGRTMIYQGIFNSDQSTRPLLFTLTNFRHAADSSAAPELGTLVKVKEWKEAYTGKENSLQEIYDKQQEAEHPVLDIRKNSGEIIFWQFSDTNLIKPQPGAGYLFDIKVENNGNSRVFKNNTLNLFRPRAYSPSDNIDAVSGWQKYKSDGSPVVINPTNTSGVTMDNKLITDTSVAVYFHKKGNGNSLSFKFYDKDSTVINPLMFNKTRWDSLYFYNSRVQGDCKIGFNLRVTETGVTYDVPYPYPAVGAAQGERVKLVFNYNRLAFGNRRVTEGFTFEFAIFEPGDWEIIFKYRHQTPKFEND
- a CDS encoding SusC/RagA family TonB-linked outer membrane protein, which codes for MNNILKAANMLCYRLLCCMCLMLPLAAMAQTDGATITVTGTVTAKDTREAVPGVTIKSRLANKGLLLTDANGKYSVKVASNDILIFSAIGFQAQEVSVRGRTKIDIQISPSVSSLKEAVVIGYQQKTRETVTGAVTSISSKDIQDVPVTSVIELLQGKVAGLNVQNNTGAPGFRGSVAIRGISQLNVSGTGNNQFLSPSSPLYIIDGVPVDENGAFDMAFNQGGPGTSPLSLIPPEDVESIDVLKDAVATSLYGSRAANGVIVINTKRGNSPRPVITLQSQVFYNMTPPLRGTIGGMGERNFRINAIEKYGGLDDYYNISRTPFLADSLNPFYNNATDWQGIFFRNTYNQSHNLSIKGGSPQLNYKANLGYTQNKGIMKNTGFNRYNLNMQMHYEPTRKLRMDANVFTGWGQKQRGNGGGLSDNGAGDAFKSSLLPAPSFFVAIPEYIGLETAKDDNNTMNMRSNVSVDYELLKGLRASSSLSYEYYTDTRDQFKQALANNNSTALISFTGRRDQLINRNQLNYSMTLNKVHNFYFSVFNEIMLKNQQNMYRKLYNGPSDFYLGPLGFKANDSTGLYDVIKYREASIAGMFSYNLSQKYVLDVSYRRDGNSASGIENQFTTNPSIGGRWNFSKEKFLEPLKWLSYGSIRFTYGINSRPSADIFASLGEFYQSGTYNNYPRISPVFSNMPNPRLDAEKSKQWNFGVDLNLFKDRIAINYDRYAKTTINLVRSVFLPTSTGYDNVKINGASLLNYGHEINLTVRPLSPKSKVQWTMNINGAINQNRLLKIDGDAKQFIYYDYDNYQWLILKVGRNIFNNYMFQSEGVYASDKNVPVDPVLGTRYSTISPGGQFKGGDPIWKDVDGDYRLTDEDRTIVGDPLPLVNGGVSQSITWGRWNFSMYASFIYKRSIYNNAFASMLSRAGDPFDSRYSIPDVGKYNFWRNQGDVTTYPTLDDYTKIRDVAAYRYDQSLFQEDGSYFKINQITIGYTIDPKALRAVNLSRVRFYGTLYNMAIFSPYSGPNPENVSDLGKDRADSYPIARSITLGLNVEF